The genomic window ACCAGTCTTGGGAATCTGTCATCAATGCGGTCAAATCTGTTTTCACCGCCGCCAGATCGAGGCTCTTGAACGCCTTGGCGTAGTCGAATTGCTGGCCCATCGGGTCGGACTTGGAAGAATGCTGGTGCAGCAGATCCAGGCGCAATTGCTGCGGCCACCAGTCACGGTTCGTCGTTCCAACGCCCGCGGCTGCACTGAACGGGCACTTCACTTCGGTCTTTTCGGTACTCATGTCAGACTCCTATTTTTCACAATGAATTGGTTAAAGTAAAAGCTGGGAAAATCATGTTGAGTGCATCCTCGATCCCGGCCGCCATCGATGACACAGACAACTGAGTATACACAGGGACACGCGATTACGAAAATTCATCGCACTAATCGAATCGATTATCAATTCCTATTTTTATGGGATTTGTGAAGGGGAAACGCGTGATAGACGTCAATCTTTGCACATTTCTTGAAGTTGACAGGCAACATCAAAAATAGCCTGTGAACCACTATATAATTTGAAAATACGCTGTCAATGGTAAGAACAGAGGGAGTGCGACCAAAATAGGCATGGCTTGTCAGTATCCCATGATAAATAATTTTCCCCATGAGCGCTGCGCTCACGTGATATGGGCGGCAGGACCCATGCAAAACCTGCCTCAAGCGTCTGATGGAAGTTGCGGATGACGCCGGCGGCCGGCTGTCGGTGACCTGGCCGTTCCCTCCAAGCTGCGCAACGACCTGCGCAGGCCTGCGATGGAGGAACTCGGCAGGCGGTTAATTCGAGTTGAAAGCACCGTTAACAGGCTGTTGAAAAATCATTCCTCGGTAGGAAATTTTTCAAAACACACTCAAGAAATACGTGAGATTTGAGCTGAAAAGCATATTTTGCTAAAAAATTAGGCAGCCCAATCTCATTTTCTAAGTATTTTTCGTCGCTCAGTGGGAAGAGATTTCTTTTTTCAACAGCCTGTTAAGCTACATTATCGTAATTCTTTATGTACGCATTTCGCCTTTGCCATCCGCAGTGACTCATTAACAATTGATTGGAAATTTATGAAAATGCAGGACCTCAGCGGAAAAATTGCCGTCATCACCGGCGCATCGAGCGGCATAGGGCAGGCAGCCGCCCGTTTGCTGGCGGAAGAAGGAGTCCACGTCGTGCTTGCAGCGCGGCGACGTGACCTACTTGATGCGCTGGCGCAGGAGCTTGGTGCTTCGGCAACCATCGTGCAGACCGATGTTACCGACGGCAGCCAGGTGCAGGCGCTGTTCGAGCTGGTGCGGGAACGCTTTGGCGGACTGGATCTACTGTTCAACAATGCCGGCCTGGGCATCAGCGCACCTTTCGCAGACAGCACGCGGGACCAATGGAAGACAATGATCGATGTGAACCTGTACGGGGTGTTCAACTGCACGCATGCGGCCATTGCGCTCATGCGCGGACGCCCAGGCGCGATGATCTCGTCTGTCTCCAGTGTGGGCGGGCGGTATGGCGTTGAGAACTGGTCCGTTTACAGTGCCACCAAATATGCTGTTGTAGGCTTTCATGACGCCTTACGTAAGGAACTGGGACCAGACGGAATTCGCGTATCGGTGATCGAACCTGGAGCCGTCTGGACCGAGTTTGGCCATAACGTCAGTGTCACGCTCAATGAGCGGCGTGAGAAGCTCAATGCCCTGAGCGCTCAGGACGTTGCTCAAGCACTCGTCTATGCGTTCGCGCAGCCGGCCAACGTACTTATAGAAGAAATCTTGATGCGGCCAGTCCTTCAACTCGCCCCTTAACGCATTAATTGCGCGTTTCTTTCTCCGCGGCCCTTGTTGCTAGTAATGGCTGCTATGGATCGATTGCTGTCACCCAGGATTGTCGGTCGTTTTGGGAAGAACACAGGATTCGGAAAAAATCGGGCGCTAAGGTAACTGTCAAGTTCCGTTCGGTCATAAACCCGTTTGGCAAATAAATCGGGCTTTTTCTGCTACCACTCTTTGAGCGCTTGTATCGGCGTGTTGCCATCGATGGCGCGTTGCGGAATATGGTGGTTGTACAGCTTCCAGTAATTCTGTAGCGTGGCTTCAAGTTGTTCGGCCGCGCTGGCGAAATGAGTCTGTCTGATCAACTCGCTGATGCGGCCATTGAAACGCTCGACCATGCCGTTTGTTTGTGGATGCCGGGGCGGCGCCTGGTGCTCCACGGCGATGCTGGCACAGGCAAGATCGAAGGCAGGCTTGCCGGTCGGCTTCTTGTTTTTGGACGTGAATCGGTCGGTAAATTGCGATCCGTTGTCAGTGAGTATCTTGGTGATCTTGACGGGCGAGGCAAGCTTGAGCCG from Glaciimonas sp. CA11.2 includes these protein-coding regions:
- a CDS encoding SDR family oxidoreductase, whose protein sequence is MKMQDLSGKIAVITGASSGIGQAAARLLAEEGVHVVLAARRRDLLDALAQELGASATIVQTDVTDGSQVQALFELVRERFGGLDLLFNNAGLGISAPFADSTRDQWKTMIDVNLYGVFNCTHAAIALMRGRPGAMISSVSSVGGRYGVENWSVYSATKYAVVGFHDALRKELGPDGIRVSVIEPGAVWTEFGHNVSVTLNERREKLNALSAQDVAQALVYAFAQPANVLIEEILMRPVLQLAP